In one window of Bdellovibrio bacteriovorus W DNA:
- a CDS encoding RNA polymerase sigma-32 factor (COG0568 DNA-directed RNA polymerase, sigma subunit (sigma70/sigma32)), protein MAKTKKSTPASGSEKKTKKSPSESPTKSKKRAATAEPSKSVVAEIVDDDSYESHEDSDSDIETNRVEVIEAPYAADDEFEEPTIERALSIPSEAKTLATTDPLTLYLSEISRYRVLTREEEMDLAKKYIETKDPEIAETLVKSNLRFVVKVAAEYSKFGSKMIDLIQEGNVGLMHAVREFNPYKGARLITYAVWWIRGYIQEYLMRQYSLVRIGTTQNQRKLFYQLQKEKDALDAMGIEPNLTLISSRLGIPENEVRDMAMRMSGRDLSLDRPVNDESGASFGEMQSNEDASDLEDQLGKAQELSLLKTAIEELRPELSERELIILDERILSDAPLTLQEIGEKHGITREAVRQMEVRVMKKIRNKLEEKHS, encoded by the coding sequence ATGGCTAAGACCAAGAAAAGCACTCCCGCATCTGGTTCTGAGAAGAAGACAAAAAAATCTCCCTCAGAGTCGCCGACAAAATCAAAAAAAAGGGCTGCCACAGCAGAACCCTCTAAATCTGTCGTGGCCGAAATCGTGGATGACGATTCTTATGAAAGCCATGAAGACTCCGATTCTGATATTGAAACCAATCGCGTAGAGGTTATCGAAGCCCCCTACGCCGCCGATGATGAATTTGAAGAGCCCACAATTGAGAGGGCTCTATCGATTCCATCGGAAGCTAAAACACTCGCAACAACCGATCCTCTTACTTTGTATTTAAGTGAAATCAGTAGATATCGTGTTTTGACTCGCGAAGAAGAGATGGATCTTGCCAAAAAATACATTGAAACCAAGGACCCAGAGATTGCCGAAACCCTGGTAAAATCAAATCTGCGCTTCGTTGTTAAAGTCGCGGCAGAATACTCTAAATTTGGCTCTAAAATGATCGACCTTATCCAAGAAGGAAACGTCGGCTTGATGCATGCGGTGAGAGAGTTTAATCCCTATAAAGGGGCGCGCCTTATCACCTACGCCGTATGGTGGATTCGTGGATACATTCAAGAGTATCTAATGCGTCAGTACTCTTTGGTGCGCATAGGAACGACCCAAAACCAAAGAAAACTTTTCTATCAATTACAAAAAGAGAAAGATGCACTCGATGCTATGGGTATTGAGCCCAACTTAACTCTTATCAGCAGTCGACTTGGAATTCCAGAAAACGAAGTTCGCGATATGGCGATGAGAATGTCTGGAAGAGATCTGAGTTTAGATCGTCCCGTGAATGATGAATCCGGCGCAAGCTTTGGTGAAATGCAAAGTAACGAGGACGCCTCTGACCTTGAAGACCAGCTTGGCAAGGCACAAGAACTAAGTCTTCTAAAAACCGCCATTGAAGAACTTCGCCCTGAACTCTCTGAAAGAGAACTTATCATCTTAGATGAAAGAATTCTAAGCGACGCCCCACTCACTCTCCAAGAAATCGGAGAAAAACACGGAATCACACGCGAAGCTGTTCGCCAAATGGAAGTCCGCGTGATGAAGAAGATCCGTAATAAACTCGAAGAGAAACATAGCTAA
- a CDS encoding Flp pilus assembly protein, ATPase (COG4962 Flp pilus assembly protein, ATPase CpaF) — translation MSPQKVFLEIEDKIKKIPFNEFLMSDDDEQSHREKAISQLILTNIEVHPPEVKQRLHDEFYGFGPLESLMRDPSINEIIVNNESTIWFEKNGQLQLADDLFYSLVSYRNIIERISQKANTHLTTEHPRAEGHFGNFRITLIGPSLTGGKVYVSLRQHPNSTWSLDKLLERQWCNVEQAEVLKDIIAKHKNFLIVGATSAGKTSVTNALLGLMKPEERSVIIEDTSELALPNQASIKLLTRFDPQGILPEVRQEDLLKSTLRLRPDRIIMGEVRGSEAKDFLMALATGHGGSFGTLHAQDPAQALIRLEMLIQMGAPQWSLIAIRRLIHMSLNYIIVAGRNRDNQRILKGVFRICSLEENGFLIEQVC, via the coding sequence ATGTCGCCACAAAAAGTATTTTTAGAAATTGAAGATAAGATTAAGAAGATTCCCTTCAATGAATTTCTCATGTCCGATGATGATGAACAAAGTCACCGCGAAAAAGCGATCTCGCAGTTAATTCTAACAAATATAGAGGTTCACCCTCCAGAGGTAAAACAACGTCTGCATGATGAATTCTATGGCTTTGGCCCCTTAGAATCTCTGATGCGCGACCCTTCTATCAATGAAATCATCGTCAATAACGAATCCACAATATGGTTTGAAAAAAATGGCCAACTGCAATTAGCCGATGATCTTTTTTATTCATTAGTTTCCTATCGCAATATTATTGAGCGCATCTCGCAGAAGGCCAACACGCACCTTACAACTGAGCATCCGCGTGCAGAGGGGCATTTTGGTAATTTTCGTATCACTTTGATTGGCCCTTCATTAACAGGTGGAAAAGTCTATGTCAGTTTACGCCAACATCCGAATTCCACTTGGAGCTTAGATAAACTCTTAGAGCGTCAATGGTGCAACGTCGAACAAGCTGAAGTTCTAAAGGACATCATCGCAAAACATAAAAACTTTCTGATCGTAGGCGCAACAAGTGCTGGGAAGACTTCTGTCACCAACGCCCTTCTTGGCTTAATGAAACCTGAAGAACGATCCGTCATTATTGAAGATACCAGCGAACTTGCCCTCCCCAATCAGGCGAGTATCAAACTCTTAACTCGCTTTGACCCACAGGGCATTCTGCCCGAGGTTCGCCAAGAAGATCTTTTAAAAAGTACCCTGCGCCTAAGACCTGATCGAATTATTATGGGAGAAGTTAGGGGCTCTGAGGCCAAAGACTTTCTCATGGCGCTTGCGACTGGACACGGCGGGAGCTTTGGAACCTTGCACGCGCAAGACCCAGCCCAAGCTTTGATTCGACTTGAAATGCTCATTCAAATGGGTGCTCCTCAATGGAGTCTTATTGCCATTCGTCGTCTTATTCATATGTCTTTAAATTATATAATTGTTGCCGGTCGCAATCGGGACAACCAACGAATCCTCAAGGGAGTATTTAGAATATGCTCCCTTGAAGAAAATGGATTTTTAATTGAACAAGTCTGTTAG
- a CDS encoding hypothetical protein (COG0784 FOG: CheY-like receiver), with protein MQRSTSNPTLQYMTKHTILCVDDEIDNVDALERLFRKKYSVLKATSGADALALLDKHPGPISLIITDQRMPEMTGVEFLEKTLESHPETIRILLTGYTDLESVIMAVNKGQIFRYITKPWDPVDLNNTVEHAIERFALGQELKQKNNELAQALEDLKSLDQAKSNFMILINHELKTPLTSILSFAALLKESSLSDEDTLMVNRINKSAERLKSLIDDVLLIVRAETNQLKLDLQEISIENLENELLPEHQRLATNKNITFAADYAPVTVKADSRLIKQVCSRLLHNAVKFCEDGTTIEIKTKVSGNYLQIHFKNRGPQIPTKVIQKITEPFYIDEDVMHHSTGTGLGLSICQAILKTHSSSLDFLNTDEGVKVGFELPLARPVS; from the coding sequence TTGCAACGCTCTACTTCAAATCCTACACTACAATATATGACGAAGCACACAATTCTTTGTGTAGATGATGAAATTGATAACGTAGATGCCCTAGAGCGCCTTTTCCGCAAGAAGTATTCTGTACTAAAGGCGACCTCAGGTGCTGATGCACTCGCACTGCTCGACAAACATCCAGGGCCAATTTCACTCATCATCACGGATCAGCGAATGCCTGAAATGACAGGTGTCGAATTCTTAGAGAAAACTCTGGAGTCTCATCCTGAGACAATTCGAATTCTGTTAACAGGGTACACTGATCTTGAATCAGTTATCATGGCTGTGAACAAAGGACAGATTTTCAGGTACATCACAAAACCTTGGGACCCCGTAGATCTGAATAATACTGTTGAACACGCCATCGAGCGTTTTGCTCTGGGGCAAGAATTAAAACAAAAAAACAACGAGCTTGCTCAGGCGCTTGAAGATTTAAAGAGTTTGGACCAAGCCAAATCTAACTTCATGATTTTGATTAATCACGAACTTAAAACACCACTGACTTCTATTTTAAGTTTTGCAGCTCTCCTCAAAGAATCTTCCCTCTCTGATGAAGATACGTTGATGGTGAATCGTATCAACAAAAGTGCGGAGCGATTAAAATCCCTGATCGATGACGTTCTTCTAATCGTCAGGGCAGAAACAAATCAACTCAAGCTCGATCTTCAAGAGATATCTATCGAGAATCTTGAAAATGAACTTTTGCCTGAACATCAAAGACTGGCGACAAATAAAAACATCACATTCGCCGCGGACTATGCTCCGGTTACAGTAAAAGCCGACTCTCGATTGATCAAACAAGTTTGCTCTCGTCTCTTACATAATGCTGTTAAATTTTGTGAGGATGGAACGACGATTGAGATTAAAACAAAGGTCTCTGGAAATTACTTGCAGATTCATTTCAAAAACAGAGGCCCACAAATTCCTACCAAGGTTATTCAGAAAATAACTGAACCCTTCTATATTGATGAAGATGTTATGCATCACTCAACGGGAACGGGCTTGGGTCTTAGTATTTGCCAAGCCATTTTAAAAACTCACTCATCATCTTTAGATTTCTTAAATACAGATGAAGGAGTTAAAGTGGGTTTTGAGCTTCCCCTTGCCCGTCCGGTTTCTTAG
- a CDS encoding hypothetical protein (COG0173 Aspartyl-tRNA synthetase): MKFVKDLKRTHYCGKLGLAQAGQKVVLMGWVDVRRDHGSLVFIDLRDREGKVQVVLDPNNAETSAAKNLRGEFVLAVEGVVRARPEGMKNAKMSTGEIEIEALRCEILNESAVPPFQVDDQNVNETLRLKHRYLDLRSPRLTYNLVTRHKVTQLVRRFLSEKGFLEVETPILFKSTPEGARDYLVPSRVNQGTFYALPQSPQILKQLLMVSGYDRYFQIARCFRDEDLRADRQPEFSQIDMEMSFIDQEDIMQLNEEMLRMIWKEIKGVDIGAVPRMSFQEAMDRFGSDKPDTRFAMEIQDLASVVTNSGFKVFDDVIARSGIVRGLAVPKGGAFTRGQFDKLTDIAKRGGAKGLVWIKNEADGSFVSPVSKFFTPEKLAEIFAKAGGKAGDCVLVVADDFDVACASLSALRLHLGKELGLIDTTKDHFLWVVDFPAFEYSPEEKRWVSRHHPFTSPKDEFVQDLIEGKEGSYGQMLAKAYDLVCNGYEMGGGSIRIYRSELQQAMFKLLGMGKEEQEAKFGFLLDALSYGAPPHGGIAWGLDRLVMLLCGTDAIREVIAFPKTAKASDIMAECPSEVSRDQLVEVGIRLSPQAERNLEETKA; encoded by the coding sequence ATGAAGTTTGTAAAAGACCTTAAGAGAACACATTATTGCGGTAAATTAGGATTGGCCCAAGCGGGACAAAAAGTTGTCCTTATGGGATGGGTGGACGTTCGTCGCGACCACGGAAGTCTTGTCTTTATTGATCTCAGAGATCGTGAAGGTAAAGTACAGGTAGTTTTAGATCCTAATAACGCAGAGACATCCGCTGCAAAAAATCTTCGTGGAGAATTTGTATTGGCTGTTGAGGGTGTGGTTCGTGCTCGCCCTGAAGGTATGAAGAACGCAAAAATGTCCACAGGTGAAATTGAGATCGAAGCGCTTCGCTGCGAAATTCTTAACGAGTCTGCGGTGCCTCCTTTCCAAGTCGATGATCAAAACGTTAATGAAACTTTGCGTTTGAAACATCGTTACTTAGATCTGCGCTCTCCACGTTTGACGTACAACTTAGTGACTCGTCATAAAGTAACTCAATTGGTTCGTCGTTTCCTTTCTGAAAAGGGCTTCCTTGAAGTCGAGACACCAATTCTATTTAAGTCTACTCCAGAGGGCGCGCGTGACTATTTAGTTCCATCACGTGTGAACCAAGGAACTTTCTATGCCCTTCCTCAGTCACCACAAATCTTAAAACAATTGTTGATGGTTTCTGGTTACGATCGTTATTTCCAGATTGCTCGTTGCTTCCGTGATGAAGACTTACGTGCAGACCGTCAACCTGAGTTTTCTCAGATCGATATGGAGATGTCTTTCATTGATCAGGAAGATATCATGCAACTGAATGAAGAAATGTTGCGCATGATTTGGAAAGAAATCAAAGGTGTCGATATTGGCGCAGTTCCTAGAATGTCTTTCCAAGAGGCGATGGATCGCTTTGGCAGTGATAAGCCAGACACGCGCTTTGCGATGGAGATTCAAGACTTAGCCTCTGTTGTTACAAACAGTGGTTTTAAAGTATTTGACGACGTCATTGCTCGCTCTGGAATCGTCAGAGGTCTTGCTGTGCCTAAGGGGGGAGCTTTTACCCGTGGGCAGTTTGATAAATTGACAGATATTGCTAAACGCGGTGGAGCCAAAGGACTTGTGTGGATTAAGAATGAAGCAGATGGTTCATTTGTTTCTCCTGTATCTAAGTTCTTCACTCCAGAAAAGCTTGCAGAAATTTTCGCTAAAGCAGGTGGTAAAGCGGGAGATTGCGTTCTTGTTGTTGCCGATGATTTTGATGTGGCGTGTGCTTCATTATCAGCTTTGCGTTTGCACCTTGGCAAAGAACTAGGGTTGATTGATACAACGAAGGATCATTTCCTATGGGTTGTGGACTTCCCAGCATTTGAATATTCTCCAGAAGAAAAGCGTTGGGTTTCTCGTCATCATCCGTTCACATCTCCGAAGGATGAGTTTGTTCAAGATCTAATCGAAGGCAAAGAAGGCTCTTACGGACAGATGCTTGCAAAAGCCTATGACCTTGTATGTAACGGTTATGAAATGGGTGGCGGAAGTATTCGTATCTATCGCTCTGAACTTCAGCAGGCCATGTTTAAACTTTTAGGCATGGGTAAAGAAGAGCAAGAAGCAAAATTTGGATTCTTGCTAGATGCTCTTAGCTATGGAGCTCCTCCACATGGTGGGATTGCTTGGGGTTTAGATCGTCTAGTTATGCTTCTTTGCGGAACGGATGCAATCCGTGAAGTGATTGCCTTCCCGAAAACAGCAAAGGCTTCTGATATTATGGCTGAGTGTCCAAGTGAAGTAAGCCGTGATCAACTTGTCGAAGTTGGAATTCGTTTAAGCCCACAGGCTGAACGCAATTTAGAAGAAACGAAAGCTTAA
- a CDS encoding flp pilus assembly protein (COG4964 Flp pilus assembly protein, secretin CpaC) produces MKTLIFLFSTFLSNIAFSQSLIMSLGDTRALPLTATNVWVQNREIIKAEASLNDLKITALSLGRTTLKIGKQHFVIQVIHPSQESSLKELSQTTEKMVGLHVEVAQGNVQVRGTLYRFKDWQEISKIAEKNKFTFRMKAELIGAAKSEAQNYFEAKLKEAHLPPQKVIFSSGAEVRVNTEALLFSKYQEIFEPFGVQILKDETHLDIQPTVKVEITVAEVRKSAALSYGMKWPQSYRANVLGDGQSEIEKLAFEATAFESQGLGKILASPNILCKSGKEAEFLAGGEFPIKIVQYRNQDVLWKRYGILLKVRPLADTSGRISLSIDTEITTLDEARTVDNIPGLLTNKVSSHFDITKPQTIALSGLLKNDNGKNSDGVPWLGRLPILGPLFASKAFRNNETELVIFVRPSIYEERRDSEFQEASPQHLSHKGLN; encoded by the coding sequence ATGAAAACACTTATCTTTCTTTTTTCTACTTTCCTTTCAAATATTGCATTTTCTCAATCCCTGATTATGTCCCTCGGAGACACCCGTGCACTCCCCTTAACTGCCACTAACGTTTGGGTGCAAAATCGCGAAATCATCAAAGCTGAAGCCTCTTTGAATGATTTGAAAATCACCGCCCTGTCCTTGGGAAGAACGACCCTAAAAATCGGCAAGCAACATTTTGTTATACAGGTTATTCACCCCTCTCAAGAAAGCTCCCTCAAGGAACTCTCTCAAACCACTGAAAAAATGGTCGGACTTCATGTTGAAGTTGCTCAAGGCAATGTACAGGTTCGAGGAACTCTTTATCGTTTTAAAGATTGGCAAGAAATCTCAAAAATTGCCGAGAAAAACAAATTCACCTTCCGAATGAAAGCAGAGCTTATCGGCGCAGCAAAAAGTGAAGCGCAGAATTACTTTGAAGCAAAACTTAAAGAGGCTCACCTACCGCCACAAAAAGTTATTTTTTCTTCAGGAGCAGAGGTCAGAGTAAATACGGAGGCCCTTCTATTTTCAAAGTATCAAGAGATCTTCGAACCTTTCGGCGTACAAATCTTGAAGGATGAAACCCATCTAGATATTCAGCCCACCGTGAAAGTAGAAATCACCGTTGCGGAAGTTCGCAAAAGTGCCGCCCTTAGCTACGGTATGAAGTGGCCACAAAGCTATCGAGCCAATGTCCTTGGGGATGGCCAAAGTGAGATTGAAAAGCTTGCCTTTGAAGCTACCGCATTTGAAAGTCAGGGCTTAGGAAAAATCTTAGCCAGTCCTAACATTCTATGCAAAAGCGGCAAAGAAGCCGAGTTTTTAGCTGGTGGCGAGTTTCCAATAAAAATCGTGCAATACCGCAATCAAGATGTTCTCTGGAAACGCTATGGTATCCTTTTGAAAGTACGACCCTTGGCAGATACATCTGGAAGAATCAGTCTATCGATTGATACCGAAATCACAACACTCGATGAAGCTAGGACAGTTGATAATATTCCGGGGCTTCTAACCAACAAAGTCTCAAGCCACTTTGATATTACCAAACCACAAACAATTGCACTTTCGGGTCTATTGAAAAACGACAATGGAAAAAACTCTGACGGTGTTCCTTGGCTCGGGCGCTTACCGATCTTAGGTCCTCTATTTGCGAGCAAGGCGTTTCGTAATAATGAAACTGAATTAGTTATTTTCGTACGCCCTTCTATTTACGAAGAACGCCGCGATAGCGAGTTTCAAGAAGCATCTCCTCAACACCTTTCTCATAAAGGGCTTAACTAA
- a CDS encoding RNA polymerase sigma factor for flagellar operon (COG1191 DNA-directed RNA polymerase specialized sigma subunit), producing the protein MAKNAALLKKYKEEPKKIAANQKDELIREYAPLIKFIAQKIAVRLPSNIELDDLISAGVIGLMDAIEKYDSSRDNKFKTYAEFRVRGAILDELRAQDWVPRSIRDKAKLLDKTMIQLEADLGRSPTDEEVAKALNVSIDEFHDLVNQVRPVSLLPIDQATTFSNTDKKSIMDILEGSRTNSPFNQLNVKNIKEVVAQAIEELPERQRLVLSLYYYEDLNLKEIGQVLRVTESRVSQLHAQAVTRLRVKLSSTIGAGELEIA; encoded by the coding sequence ATGGCGAAAAACGCGGCATTGTTGAAGAAGTATAAAGAAGAGCCCAAGAAAATTGCTGCTAATCAAAAAGATGAACTCATTCGAGAATATGCACCATTGATTAAGTTCATTGCGCAAAAAATTGCTGTGCGCTTACCTTCGAATATTGAGTTAGACGATTTGATCTCTGCAGGTGTTATTGGCTTGATGGATGCGATCGAGAAATACGATTCCAGCCGCGATAATAAGTTTAAAACCTACGCTGAGTTCCGTGTTCGTGGAGCGATCCTTGACGAACTTCGTGCCCAAGACTGGGTGCCTCGCTCAATTCGCGATAAGGCAAAACTTCTTGATAAAACGATGATTCAATTGGAAGCCGATCTAGGTCGCTCACCAACAGATGAAGAAGTTGCTAAAGCCTTGAACGTGTCTATTGATGAATTCCATGATCTAGTAAATCAAGTTCGCCCAGTCAGTCTTCTACCGATTGACCAAGCAACGACGTTTAGCAATACCGACAAAAAATCCATCATGGATATTTTGGAAGGTTCACGCACGAACAGTCCATTCAATCAATTAAATGTAAAGAATATCAAAGAAGTTGTAGCTCAAGCTATCGAAGAATTGCCAGAGAGACAACGCCTGGTACTTTCCCTTTACTACTATGAAGACCTCAACCTAAAAGAAATCGGTCAAGTTCTTCGTGTCACAGAATCCCGCGTTTCTCAGTTGCATGCTCAAGCAGTGACAAGACTTCGCGTAAAATTATCATCTACTATTGGCGCAGGCGAACTAGAAATCGCTTAA
- a CDS encoding metal-dependent hydrolase (COG1574 Predicted metal-dependent hydrolase with the TIM-barrel fold) has translation MHLKIPRLYDSHTHFIATGEFSSGLSLHGIRSENDLQNLQVTSASFRSDWILGFGWDKDVLSFSIHKKVLDKYFPDAPVFFMRKDGHSSWLNSLALEKLGIESESGVLIETEHLKAWDSLPAYTSDQQRLHILKACSVYNKAGFTHVRDMSCTKDLWQRLHMMSLAEELTVAIEQNYTTHEISDFHSVLENACESKKQETATLRLKGIKLFYDGTLGSETALLSHPYRNIANGNQGMRLWSREDLATVIVETWQKGLEFSVHVIGDQAAHEVVSVAREVSAKGAVGRLNLEHAQILRPETIQMMKPLHVTCYMQPCHWLSDRAWLQEKIGDLYKYAFPMEALRVAKIPTFFGCDSPIEASSFWSNFDALEMSAKEGIRKLNDDIGKYHSHPDVSFADSFTVFENREVKEIVFCGKEIKI, from the coding sequence ATGCATTTAAAAATCCCTCGTCTTTACGATAGTCATACGCATTTTATAGCAACGGGTGAGTTCTCATCTGGTTTATCGCTTCATGGGATTCGTTCTGAAAATGATCTGCAAAATCTCCAGGTGACATCGGCCAGCTTTCGCTCAGATTGGATTTTGGGTTTTGGTTGGGATAAAGACGTTCTTAGTTTTTCTATTCATAAAAAAGTTTTAGATAAATACTTTCCGGATGCGCCTGTGTTTTTCATGCGTAAGGACGGCCACAGTAGCTGGCTCAATAGTTTGGCTTTAGAAAAGCTAGGGATTGAATCAGAATCCGGCGTGCTTATTGAGACTGAGCATTTGAAGGCTTGGGACTCTCTGCCTGCGTACACCTCTGATCAGCAAAGGCTTCATATTTTAAAAGCTTGTTCCGTCTATAATAAGGCTGGATTTACACATGTTCGAGATATGTCGTGCACGAAAGATCTTTGGCAAAGACTTCACATGATGTCTTTGGCAGAAGAATTAACAGTCGCGATTGAGCAGAACTACACCACCCACGAGATTTCTGATTTTCACAGTGTGTTAGAAAATGCCTGTGAATCAAAAAAGCAAGAAACAGCAACGCTGCGTTTGAAAGGCATCAAGCTTTTTTATGACGGAACGCTGGGTTCAGAAACTGCTCTGCTCTCGCATCCCTATAGAAATATCGCCAACGGCAATCAAGGGATGAGGCTTTGGAGTCGTGAAGATCTAGCCACAGTCATCGTAGAGACGTGGCAAAAAGGTTTAGAATTTTCCGTGCATGTCATTGGAGATCAGGCAGCGCATGAAGTTGTCTCTGTGGCACGCGAGGTTTCTGCGAAGGGTGCTGTCGGTCGCTTGAATCTTGAGCACGCACAAATTCTACGCCCAGAGACAATTCAAATGATGAAACCATTGCACGTAACTTGTTATATGCAGCCCTGTCATTGGCTGAGTGATAGAGCGTGGTTGCAAGAAAAAATTGGCGATCTTTATAAGTACGCATTCCCCATGGAAGCCTTAAGAGTCGCCAAGATCCCTACTTTTTTTGGTTGCGATAGTCCTATCGAAGCCAGCTCCTTTTGGAGTAATTTTGATGCTTTAGAAATGAGCGCAAAAGAAGGTATTCGTAAACTCAATGATGATATTGGAAAATATCACTCTCATCCTGATGTTTCTTTCGCGGACTCGTTCACTGTTTTTGAAAATAGAGAAGTTAAGGAAATTGTCTTCTGCGGGAAAGAAATTAAAATCTAA
- a CDS encoding putative mechano-sensitive ion channel (COG0668 Small-conductance mechanosensitive channel) produces MEIRFNPTLFYLIIKILFISILFVLLWKAITFLRGKFESWFKGKLDSKLTKLTQKNFLNIDPVVIRHSLMATIKACVFFLRACLIYLFGTSLLLSIPYTQTWSEQIIEYILSPLRWLGAGVISIVPNIFFISVIAFVTHYLLKVVKVFFTSVKEGRIQLQGFHTDWADSTYHIIRVLVFVFAAVICFPYIPGSDSPAFKGLSVFLGVLVSLGSSSAISNMMSGLVITYMRPFRVGDRVQIVNVVGDIVEKNLLVTRVRTARNVDVTVPNSMILSNHITNYSFQAEGKGVIMIATVTIGYDVPWQKVHQALLEAAKNTEFIIDSPKSFVLQTALNDFHVSYELNAWTKNPQKMGAINSDLNKNILDACARHGIEIMSPHFVANRDGSNKVLPIE; encoded by the coding sequence TTGGAAATTCGTTTTAATCCCACTTTGTTTTATCTCATTATTAAAATTCTTTTTATCTCGATACTTTTTGTTCTTCTTTGGAAGGCCATCACATTCCTTCGGGGAAAGTTTGAATCGTGGTTCAAAGGCAAGCTCGATTCAAAACTTACAAAGCTCACCCAAAAAAACTTTCTAAATATCGACCCTGTGGTCATTCGCCACAGTCTAATGGCGACAATCAAGGCCTGCGTGTTTTTTCTTCGCGCTTGCTTGATATATTTATTTGGGACTTCTTTACTTCTATCGATTCCTTATACTCAAACTTGGTCTGAACAAATCATTGAGTATATTCTCTCCCCCTTACGCTGGCTGGGAGCCGGAGTTATCTCCATTGTACCGAATATTTTCTTTATCTCTGTCATCGCTTTCGTGACTCACTATCTTCTGAAAGTCGTTAAGGTCTTCTTCACTTCAGTCAAGGAAGGGCGAATTCAGCTTCAGGGATTTCATACAGATTGGGCAGACTCTACTTATCACATTATTCGAGTATTAGTTTTTGTTTTCGCAGCCGTCATCTGTTTCCCCTATATTCCGGGCTCTGACTCTCCGGCATTCAAAGGCCTTTCGGTTTTCTTAGGGGTTTTAGTTTCTCTTGGTTCATCTTCTGCCATTAGCAATATGATGTCTGGCCTAGTAATAACCTACATGCGTCCTTTCAGAGTTGGTGACCGCGTTCAAATCGTCAACGTTGTCGGAGACATTGTTGAGAAGAATCTACTTGTGACTCGCGTACGTACAGCCCGTAACGTGGACGTGACGGTGCCTAACTCTATGATTCTCTCAAACCACATTACGAATTATAGCTTTCAAGCAGAAGGCAAGGGAGTGATTATGATTGCTACCGTTACCATCGGTTACGATGTCCCTTGGCAAAAAGTCCATCAAGCTCTTTTAGAAGCCGCTAAGAACACAGAGTTCATTATCGATTCGCCAAAGTCTTTCGTTCTTCAGACAGCTCTTAATGATTTCCACGTTTCCTATGAACTCAATGCTTGGACAAAAAATCCACAAAAGATGGGCGCCATTAACTCAGATTTGAACAAGAATATCTTAGATGCTTGTGCACGACACGGAATCGAAATCATGTCGCCGCACTTTGTAGCCAATCGCGATGGATCTAACAAAGTACTTCCAATTGAATAA